One genomic segment of Desulforamulus reducens MI-1 includes these proteins:
- the xseA gene encoding exodeoxyribonuclease VII large subunit: protein MKILSVSDLTKYIKRKLESDSFLANIWVKGEISNLKLHSSGHIYLTLKDKECCLKVVMFRSRARGLVFRPENGMSVIIQGYLSVYERDGSYQLYAEAMEPDGVGALYIALEQLKQKLSAQGYFDKERKRPIPRVPKVIGIVTSPTGAAIQDMLNIIGRRWPNVHIIVAPVLVQGEGAANSISRGIIQMNHLGTVDVIIVGRGGGSLEELWAFNTEAVAMAIVQSKIPVISAVGHETDFTVADMVADLRAPTPSAAAELVVPDGKEMSRYLETLEKRLAKGMGGYLERAQQRVVKCLAIPSMQRPFLITGNRQQTLDTLTSNLYRAGKLCIADRTTQLANLAGKLNVLSPLATLSRGYGICTTTGGEIVSDTKGVAVGQTVQVVLHKGKLLCQVEEKTE, encoded by the coding sequence ATGAAAATCCTTTCTGTATCTGATTTAACAAAATACATCAAGAGAAAATTAGAAAGTGACTCTTTCTTAGCTAATATTTGGGTAAAAGGGGAAATATCTAATCTTAAACTGCACAGTTCAGGACATATTTATTTAACACTGAAGGACAAGGAATGCTGTCTGAAAGTTGTTATGTTCCGTTCCCGTGCCAGAGGTTTGGTGTTCCGGCCGGAAAACGGTATGTCTGTGATTATTCAAGGTTACCTTTCAGTTTATGAAAGGGATGGCAGCTATCAGTTATATGCCGAAGCCATGGAACCAGATGGGGTGGGAGCTTTGTATATTGCCTTAGAGCAGCTTAAACAAAAGCTCTCAGCCCAGGGGTATTTTGATAAGGAAAGAAAACGGCCCATTCCCAGAGTACCTAAGGTTATTGGTATTGTTACTTCCCCCACAGGGGCTGCCATCCAAGATATGCTAAACATCATAGGACGACGTTGGCCCAACGTTCATATCATTGTAGCGCCGGTTTTAGTACAGGGGGAAGGTGCAGCAAACTCCATCAGTCGGGGCATTATACAAATGAATCACCTGGGTACAGTGGACGTTATAATCGTAGGTAGAGGTGGTGGCTCGCTGGAGGAACTATGGGCCTTTAATACCGAGGCAGTGGCCATGGCCATCGTTCAGTCCAAGATCCCTGTCATATCAGCGGTAGGCCATGAAACGGATTTCACAGTAGCGGATATGGTGGCTGATTTACGTGCCCCTACGCCATCCGCTGCGGCTGAGTTAGTAGTTCCCGATGGTAAAGAAATGAGCCGCTATCTGGAGACCTTAGAAAAAAGATTGGCAAAAGGGATGGGAGGCTATCTAGAAAGGGCACAGCAGAGAGTGGTAAAGTGCCTTGCCATCCCTTCCATGCAAAGACCGTTCTTAATTACTGGCAATAGGCAACAAACGTTGGATACACTTACGAGTAATTTATATAGGGCAGGCAAGCTTTGTATTGCAGACAGAACCACCCAGCTTGCCAATTTAGCTGGCAAGCTAAATGTACTAAGCCCGCTGGCTACCCTCTCCAGAGGCTATGGCATTTGTACCACCACCGGTGGAGAAATTGTCTCGGACACCAAAGGTGTCGCAGTGGGACAGACAGTGCAAGTTGTGCTGCATAAGGGTAAGCTTCTCTGCCAAGTTGAAGAAAAGACTGAATGA
- the gltA gene encoding NADPH-dependent glutamate synthase: protein MAKQIIPKKHPMPHQDPKVRAKNFDEVALGYTEELALAEAERCLKCKNPMCMKGCPVSVDIPEFIAHVKERKYEEAAKVIKRTNALPAVCGRVCPQENQCEKFCIVGKKNEPVAIGRLERFVGDYMVNKEAEIEKAEATGYKVAIVGSGPAGLACAADLARLGHSVTMFEALHTPGGVLMYGIPEFRLPKAIVQKEIQNLKKMGVEIETNAIVGQIASLDELLQEEGFDAVFLGTGAGTPYFMNLPGENYNGVYSANEFLTRSNLMKAYCFPQCDTPIKVGKKVAVLGGGNVAMDAARTALRLGAEDVYIVYRRSRAELPARLEEVEHAEEEGVQFLFLTNPTKYVGSEEGWLTGLQCIKMELGEPDASGRRKPVPIDGSEFVLPVDVAIVAIGQGPNPLLTKTTPDLETNKRGNITADETGKTSKEGVYAGGDVVTGAATVIKAMGAGRVAATSIHEYLMGKGPKKN from the coding sequence ATGGCTAAACAAATTATCCCTAAAAAGCACCCCATGCCCCACCAAGATCCTAAGGTAAGGGCTAAGAACTTTGATGAAGTGGCACTGGGCTATACAGAAGAATTAGCTTTGGCAGAAGCTGAACGCTGCCTTAAATGCAAAAATCCGATGTGTATGAAAGGTTGTCCCGTTAGTGTAGATATTCCTGAATTTATCGCCCATGTCAAGGAACGTAAATATGAGGAAGCAGCTAAGGTTATCAAACGTACCAACGCTCTGCCGGCTGTATGTGGACGGGTATGCCCCCAGGAGAACCAGTGCGAGAAATTCTGTATTGTTGGTAAAAAGAATGAGCCAGTGGCCATCGGTCGTTTAGAGCGCTTTGTCGGTGATTATATGGTTAACAAAGAAGCTGAGATTGAAAAGGCGGAAGCTACCGGCTATAAAGTGGCCATCGTTGGCTCTGGGCCCGCAGGTTTAGCCTGTGCTGCGGATTTGGCACGATTAGGCCACAGTGTTACCATGTTTGAGGCATTGCATACCCCCGGTGGTGTGTTGATGTATGGTATTCCGGAATTCCGGTTACCCAAGGCTATTGTGCAGAAGGAAATCCAAAATTTAAAGAAAATGGGCGTTGAAATTGAAACAAACGCCATTGTCGGTCAAATTGCTTCCCTGGATGAATTGTTGCAGGAAGAAGGTTTTGATGCTGTATTCCTGGGCACAGGTGCAGGTACACCCTACTTTATGAACCTGCCAGGGGAAAACTATAACGGGGTTTATTCAGCCAATGAATTTTTAACCCGTTCCAATTTAATGAAAGCCTATTGCTTCCCCCAGTGTGATACACCTATTAAGGTAGGTAAGAAGGTAGCAGTTTTAGGCGGTGGCAATGTTGCCATGGATGCAGCCCGTACAGCTCTTCGGTTGGGTGCAGAGGATGTCTATATTGTTTATCGTCGCTCCCGGGCAGAACTACCAGCCCGACTAGAGGAAGTTGAACATGCTGAGGAGGAAGGCGTCCAATTCCTATTCTTAACCAACCCAACCAAATATGTTGGAAGTGAAGAAGGCTGGTTAACTGGTTTACAATGTATAAAAATGGAATTGGGCGAGCCCGATGCCTCCGGACGCCGGAAACCCGTTCCAATTGATGGGAGCGAATTTGTTCTACCGGTGGATGTGGCCATTGTAGCCATCGGTCAAGGACCGAATCCGCTACTGACCAAGACTACTCCTGATTTGGAAACTAACAAGCGGGGTAATATTACGGCCGATGAAACGGGAAAAACCTCTAAAGAGGGGGTTTATGCCGGTGGAGACGTTGTAACCGGTGCAGCCACAGTCATTAAGGCCATGGGAGCAGGTCGCGTTGCAGCCACTAGTATTCATGAGTACTTAATGGGCAAAGGACCTAAGAAAAACTAG